The genomic segment CGGGAAGATTGCGTCCCAAGGGCTCTGCGCCTCGGCGTCGGAAGGCGGTGTGAGCAGCAGGGCCATGGATCTCGGGAGGGACTTGGGCGGTCGTGGCGCCAGGGCGGCGTTGCCGCTCAGGCGGTTCTGCAGTGACCTTTCACCCTCCGCCGGCCTCGGCATCTGAAGGATTTCCCCAGAATGtctaaaaagagaaggaaaatggaacAGTGATGACTGACTGTTGTAATTATTCAGGAAGGTTTTACTTAGCTTCTCAATATGTCATTGACTTTAGAAAGTAGAGTGCGTATTTGTGTCCTTATTTACTTCAACTATGTATACAAGTGCAAGTCTGGTTTTAAAAGATTATAGTCTGTTAaagatttttttggaaaaatttagtGCCGGAATCATTTTAATCAAGTAGGAACCATGCCAGTatgttttaattctcattttcccTCTTCTGTAATACTAAAGATTGAAAATGGCTGGTTTTGAAAGTTTCTTTAAGCCCTAAATCTGTTTAATGCCCATGGATGTATTTCCCATTTCAGGCCCTTCGTCAGATTGCCCAGAGGACCATCGGCACTACTTCCCGCAGGCAGATTGAAAATAAAGTTCTagagaagcaaaagctgtttCAGGTACTGAAGAATTTTGTAGATTGTTACTTGTAATAATTAAGAGTATCAAAAGGTGAGCTCGGAAGCAGATCTGGAGATGCCTGATTGACAGTGATCCTGATGTATcagcaaaagaacaaaaagacactgCTGTGAGCTCAGTGTGTCCGAGAGGCCCTGGGGGGGGAGCagaaatgaggaggaagaagacatTATTTTGGAGGGGTTACATAGCGTGGGCACTCGGGTAGTTACACAGCGAAAGGCACATAGACCATAGAAAGGGCCCAGAAACAACAAATATATATGTGGAAATTTAATATATGGTAGAGGTGCCATTTCCTATCAGTGGGTAAAGGACACAATAAATTGGTATAGGAAAAATGGGctgatttgaagaaaataaaagatgaattaCAGATATAAATGCTGCTTCTTCAGAAAATACtagaataaaatacaatattttttccctcagttttatTGAGACTTGATTGACAAATAGTTGTATGTATTTAGGTTGTACTTGCTGTCTTTTCTGAGGTCTACAGTGTGGTGCCTAATGTAGCTATTGAATGATGACCACAGTCAAGGTAATTAACACACCCATGGCCTcaactgtgatttgtgtgtgtgttaagagCACTTGAGACCTTCTTTCTTAGGAAATCTCAAGTATATGATAGTGTTATTAATTATAATCACCATAGGAGAATATTTCTTACGATCTTAAGGGTAGGGAAGTCTTCCTAAGGAAGTGTTTACAAAGCTTAGAAGctgtaaaagaaaaattgcaaCGTTTGGtgacataaaaatttttaatgtatttatggtTGCAAGAGACAAGTGACAGATGAgagcaaatttaaaaatgtaacaaaagtTTAATATTCTTACTATACAGAGAGCTCCTTCAAATCAATAAGATGTAAACTAAAATGACAAGTTAACTATTTGTTCACCCTAATTAattgtcaaatttttaaaaagatttaaaataagttGCTAGCCAGGTGTGTGACATAGTTACGTTCATATGCAGTACTTTCACACATACTAGGTCCTAGTATAATTGGTACAAAGTTTTAGAGGGTATTTGAAATtatcattaaaaacaaatcacCTTGTCATCTAGGACTCTCACTTTTAAGACTTCCTATAGAAATAGTAgcataagtatataaaaatagaaaatctattAATTATGGGAAGACCCATTAATAGAGGACTGGCCGATTCAATTACAATATTTTTGCACAGTGGAATTCAGTGGGGCCATTAAAAGGAACACAGTAGGTTTAAATGGACTGACAGAATGGTTTTTAAACTAGCACTGAGTGAAAAACAGCATATGGTAGACCATTTTATAGCATAAGCTTCCTTTTGTGTATTAAGTATGTATAAATTAGAAGGTATGACaaaataagcattaaaaatatttagggaTATGTATTATGCTGTTAATAGTGGTCTTCTCATGAGGAAAGACTTAGTAGGACAGAGTAGGTTACCTTTGTAATAGTTAGGCTGTCAGTGACTTGTTTGTTTATTATGTTCTCTGgtttttcccaaataaaactTTAGGCAATAAAAAAGGTGTGATACACAGATCTTCCTTAACTTAACAATGGCGTTAAATTTCCAGAACCCATTTTAAGTGGAAAATAGCCTTAATACAGCTAACCTACGAAACATCACAGCGTGGCCTAGCCCACATTAAACCTGCTTAGAACACTTGCATTTGCCTACAGTACGGTGAGATATCTCACACAGCCTGTAAGCCTATTTTATAGTAAAGTGTTAACTATCTCGTGATTTATTGAGTACTATACTGAAAGTGACACACAGAAGGGCTGTGTGTCATTTATCCTTATCACTGGTGACGGACTGGGAGCCGCCAGCTGCTGCGTGCTACCACTAGAGTTTATGGCACCGCATATTGCTAGCCTGGAAAAGGTCGAATTCAAAGGTCGGAGTATGGTTTCTACTAAACGTGTATGAAGTTCTGAGCCATCCTATAGTCCAAAAGACCTAAGTTGAACAATTATATATTGGGGACCATCTGTGTACCacataaatacataatatgtatatttaacagatatattaaacatttactatatgccagatgCTGGGCTAGGGCATAAGGATATGATTTAgtgttattaattttttaatataccttgtgtgtatatatatataatttatatatatgtcgTATTATATGAAAAAGTTATAATCAAGAAGCAgtcctttttaattttgataacttaaaatattttaattctagaaGTTTAAAGAGCCATTAATTTTGTACAAATGGATTAGTCTTTTGAACTTAGTTAGAAACAAATGatacatttattaattatttttattttttttaccctAGGAGGATAATGGAATTCCAGTGCATCTAAAGGGCGGGGTGGCCGATGCCCTCCTGTATAGGGCCACCATGGTTCTTACAGTTGGTGGTAAGATGTTTGGAAGGCTTGATTTGTAGGAAAGTTAACTCACAGCTTCATTGCCTTTTCTATGCCAGTTTTTTCATACAGGGAGTCCGCAGAGTCTGTGATCCGACTGCTTGGCATAAAAAGGACTTAAGAGGGTGATTGATACATATTGTATAAGAGCATTTTAATGTCGTTTTAAAAAGTAGACCAATACCATTTGGTGATTATCATGATAGAGGTGGTTTTCGGAGTCTGCCACTGGTGGCCCTGCAGGCCTTTGAAGAGCCAAAAATACCTACCTTACCCCATTTCCTAAAACTAAGGCTTTTAAACATTCGACTGtgatgacaaaaataaatttttttttttttgctccttaCGTATGATTTACAAAGCTGATGTAAAGCTGAGAGTATTGGTATGATGTATTCTGAAGTGGTAAGATTTATAAAGTACtataataaaacacatttttatataaaaaccctgtatatacatatttaatcacAGAAACAACCTGTACAGAATAATGATACTGTACGTGAAGTGCCCTGACACTGTTTCTGTGGATAGGGCCGTGTACATTATTCCGTGTCAGCAGTGGAATATCACACATTGGTATCCTAGGCACAGAGTTAGGAATTTGGATGTTTGCCCTCTGGGGGAGAAGAAAAACAGTATTAGAATGATTACTCATCTTACTGTTAGGAATGCCACATACATGAATTCCTGTAACCCTTGTATTAAGTCTGTAATTCATCCCCTTTTAAAGATGAAGTTATGTTAATTAGTCAAGAAAACAATACTTCTCTGgaaaagctgggatttgaaccctaaTTGCAAAGTCCCTTGGCTCATGCCAAGGTGCCTTTGGCTTGAATTAAATACAGTGAAGGGTCTTTTTGTCAATGAAGATAACCAGATAGTGACATTTCGGTTTAAGGTAAAGTCTTAAGTTCTTTTTTGGCCAGTGTGACTATTTCTTAGAAGCTCTGGTAATGAGTTTTCAAAATAAGTTTCTAGTTGTTAGGTATTCTTACACTGCATTTGATAATTTTAAAGTTATGTATCATCCTTGGTTTTACATTTATCATACCCTTTAGGGAAAGCCTGTgcattttgacttcttttttggCTTTTGAGTAGTTCTTAGCATTTCTCAGGCAATCTTAGGTTAGTATGGAAATAACCTTTATATATGTTCTTaatcttaaaattgttttaatatcaTTATTAAGTTTACAAGTACTTTATTGTGCTACATCCAGCACCATAAAACTAGATTAaatgtgttatatatacatagataccTGTGTGTTAGCGCTATCAAGATACTTTATGTTCCCATTAAAGTAGTCTTCATGACAACCTTGCTTTTATCTTACAACTTTTTAGCTGGAATAATTAGGCTTATACATTCAaatcttacaattttttaaaaattctttttatttttcaggaacaGCATATGCCATATACCAGCTGGCAATGGCTTCATTTCCCAAGAAGCAGGACTGATTGCTCTTCATCCTTCCAGTAATCAAGTTGGTTAAGTTCCATTCAGCTCTCTATGGACCAGTAGCCTGATAACCAAGTTCTTTGGGAATCAATATTTATTAACTTGTACTAACTGCCATTAATAAAGCAGTTTTTACCATGCTTCGTCTTATTTTATCACTTTAGGATGCGTTTCCCAATACTTGCAGCTTTTCGTCAGCTTTGTAAATCACAGGTAAGGAGCAAAAACAAGGACTCTCGCCATTAAGGTTTTGTAAAGTATCATTGTGGGTAATGCTTCATTGGAGTTTTATCTTCAGCTCGGAGTTTTGCAGTGGTTGGTCTTCAGCTTTAATCGAGCTTGACCCAGGAAGCCTGTGTCTTTGAGGGTCGTCGTGTCGTGTCCGTCCCATGTCCACCCCCATGCCCCCTCTGCTGGCCTATACTGTGCCTGGTGTCAGAACCTGCGATCGTGGAGGCAGGTTGGCTTCAGCTCATGGGTTCAAGTCTCTCCTCTCCCTGAGCTGTATGAAAGCTTAAGTTGAAACCTTGGACGTATTCACACTTAGAATTAGTCTTCAGTAGAGAAGTTGCCAAATAATTCAGTGTCTGTTCTTTTCACACTCAGGCTTCTGTTGTTACCCTATCTACACGTAAAGTGTAACTTTCCTTAAAATActtaattcatttataaaaattatctgGGGGAACATAAGTCAGAATTTGTCATCTCTGCGCAGTGCACATTGGTAAAACTATGAAGATTAGAGTCCAGGTGTGGCAGATCTGGGGGGAAATCTGATTAAGGGTTCTGTAAGCTTCAATTTCtagataaaattgagaaattGCATTTGGAAAAACTGAGTCAAATCTGAAATAGCCCGACTAAGCTTTTTCTATTGAAACATTGAGGCTTAAAGGTACCTAATAAAAGCTGTTTTGGCCTGGAATCTTAAAGGTTGGAAAAGATCTTGGTAGCTGCATTACCTAACCTGCCTCTACGTGCAGAAACGTGCCCCACCTCTGACGGAATCCTGCACTAATACCAGCTTTAGAAGTGAGTTGGGTAAATGCCATTAGGTATTTCTAATTACTGATGAAGTTAAGTTGAGCTGGAATCTGGTCCAGTTTGGTGATTGTAAGCTAAAAAGCAACGACTGATAATATTTTGAAACTACCTGTATGTGTCAGCACTTTACAAAGGAGAGTAGATCCTtcaaaactgaattgaaaaactttaaagatgTGGAAGACACTTGTGTTGTAAAAAGAACGGCTTGACACCCTCTACAATCTTCACTTCTATACTGTGAGATGCTTTACTACTGGCATAACCTAGTgagatttataaaacattttttcagcAAAAATGTTCTTGGGCTGTGTTAAGGTTAAATGTTTAGGGTACTTgaagtttttttaaagcaaatggtATGATTAAATATTTTCCCTTCACCCTAAAATCCAGCATTGTAAGCAGGGGTGGAGATTGGGAGGGATAAGAGGCAAGATCCCAGAGTAGAGGTTGCTGGACAGGATCTCAAGAAAATGTCTGTTAAACTTGGCGTTTGGTAAGAGAAGCTTTTACTGTTGATAACAAAGACCAGAAGTCCATAGAGTCCCTAAGAAGTAAAACTGGCCAGGGAACAAAACCAATGTCCTTTTTAGCTTTACCACACATCCTTTTGAGAATAGCATCTGTTACTGAACAGAAGTTGTGTGCTGATGTTACCCTGGTAATGTAAGCACCAATGACgtagatttaaatgaaattttattataataagtACTACTCTCAAAATTTCATTGTGGTCTAGTTATTGTAGATGAAAAACTATAGGTGCAGGAAGAGGGCATGTTTACACAAAGCTACATAACGAATGGCAGCACAAGATTTCAACCCCAGGTTTCATTTATGGTTCACCATCTGCAGTGTACGTCCTCTTACGAGGTGTTTGGTTTCGTACTGACTGGGACCCTTCAGTACACTTGACAGTATGCACACAGGAATACCCTACAGATTTCTACTCCCTTGTACAGTCAAGCTGGGCAGAGTGGACAGTAGTCTCCAGTCCAGTCAGTTTCTGATCACTGCAATTTGCAGTCCACCTGCCTCCACATCTGTTTGAGGTCCAAACTGGCCACACTCATCACCTACCTTACTGTTCTCTGCTGCTTGGTGCCCCTGGGAAAGCTCCCCAGATTCTGCTGGACGCTGACATCCCCCCATTGCTTTCAGTGTTCCCTGTACTTGCTCTTTTGAATCAATTCAAATTTGAGTTGTAACTGTTGGTAAGACTGAACCAGTATTCCATTGCAGTTAATGCACAGGTGATAGAGTCCAAGAGGAAGCTTCAAGCCCTGGATTACTGCGGGTAGCTCCCCTTGCACAGCCTGTCCCCTGCCCCATGTGGATAGAATGACAACGCACACAATAGCATGtagagcaaagaaaatggtttcCCATATGTATTGAGTGTGCAAGAAATACTAGGTGCGCCTATGGCGAGCTCTCTGAGAAGAACTGTTACCCCGCCTCCTCCCTATCACCCAGGCACACGGACCGCTGGTTGGGTCAGGCCGGGCAGGCTGTTCCATCCATGCCCTAGGTGCCTTCTGTCTTGGCCCTGCTGTCCTGAGTGTGTGGCTTTAATTCTTACTAGGTGGTTGCTGCCGctccagtttttttgttttcccgCAAGGTGGAGAACTGgtgaaaacatgggcaaaatagGTATTCTCTTTGAAGAGCTTCAGGAGCCCTACACGGACTTAAGCTTCCATCTCTGTGGCTGGAGCTTTGTCACACGACCATGCCTAGCTGCAGGGCGGCCAGCAAACGGCTGGGCTTATTGCCAAGCAAAATGGGGTTGTGTTTGGTAGAGAGTGGGGCACTGGGCACCGAGTTGGCCCCTAACGTCTTTCCTCCAACTAGTTGGTTTTCCAGAAGCATGAAATCGGCCCTGGGGGAGATGGGGCCCCGCAGTGCAGCGGTCCTTGCTCTAGCTGGTGGTGCCGCCCCCGTGGCTGCCCGAGGCTCAGCTGTATTCCACTGGCCAGTGGCTCCCCGTCTCAAGTCGGTTCAGGTGGTCTCTCAGCCGGGAACCAACCACAGTGAGATTTCCTCGCCGTCCACCTGACATACCGTCTAATAAGGCACGGCTCTGCCGTTGGCCATAAGCAGTAGGTTGGCGTTTAGTACGGGAGCCTTTGCTGGCTTTCAGAAGGTTTCCTTGGGGGCAGATGCCCTGCTGCTGCAGCCGGTCGGCCTCGGGTTTGCAGAGACCTTCCTGCAATGCGCAGGGCCGTGCGCCCGGCCCCCACTGCGGCCCCTTCTCGGGAATTTAGCTCGGGACCCCTCTTCCCGAGTCCTGCATCCACGTGCAGAGCCGCAGCTCGTCAACCACCACCGGACTGCCCTTCTGTGGGTACACGCAGGTCGGTAAGGCAAGTGAACATACCGAGTGTCTGCCGCGTGCCAGCCACGCTGTGTCAAGGACTCATCGGTGAACAAACTGGCAGATTCCTGCCCTCAGGGCTTTCGTTCTACTGGGGGAAGGCAGTTAGGAAAATATAAAGCAGGTAGCAGCACAGCATGTAAGTAGGTAGGAAGCTCTGTAGCTAAAAGACCAACGGGGAGAGCTGGCCTGGGGTGGCTGATCGTTTGCAGGTGTAAATAGGATGTGAAGACAGGCTTCGGTGGGAAGGTCAGGTTTAAATAAAGACTGGAAGGACAGTGGCTGGTCAGTTGAGTGGGGAAAGGCATTACAGGAGACAGAACAAATGCCGTCAGGAGCCCGTCGAGGGACAG from the Manis javanica isolate MJ-LG chromosome 16, MJ_LKY, whole genome shotgun sequence genome contains:
- the COX7A2 gene encoding cytochrome c oxidase subunit 7A2, mitochondrial, translated to MLRNLLALRQIAQRTIGTTSRRQIENKVLEKQKLFQEDNGIPVHLKGGVADALLYRATMVLTVGGTAYAIYQLAMASFPKKQD